One window from the genome of Anticarsia gemmatalis isolate Benzon Research Colony breed Stoneville strain chromosome 8, ilAntGemm2 primary, whole genome shotgun sequence encodes:
- the su(r) gene encoding dihydropyrimidine dehydrogenase su(r), with the protein MAKVLLSKELPDIENLLRLNPTVKPYTNLVPSAQTKKNKQHWKRNTDRKCTSCPTLTKNFDDIKHTTLSERGALKEAARCLKCADAPCQKSCPTQIDVKSFITSIANKNYYGAAKAILSDNPLGLTCGMVCPTSDLCVGGCNLHASEEGAINIGGLQHFAVDVFMKMGIPQTLDPNTKPLPKGGDQKIALVGGGPASISCACFLARLGYKDITVYEKEKYLGGLSSAEIPQYRLPYDVVQFEIDLVKNLGVKFETGRKLSTKDITVNGLLGDGHSAVFLGIGLPEPKSIPIFKGLNQEMGFYTSKDFLPLVSKGSKKGLCACKSSLPELHGNVIVLGAGDTAFDCATSALRCGAKRVYVVFRKGVTNIRAVPEEVDLAKEEKCEFVPFMSPREVIVKNGKISALKMCKTEQLDDGEWIEDEDQVLQLKANFIISAFGSGLYDSEVKDAMSGVKLNRWGLPEVDETTMQSRSEPRVFVGGDLAGVAETTVESVNDGKTAAWFMHCYLQGIPFDAPIELPKFHCPIDDVDLSVEVCGIKFENPFGLASAPPTTSTAMIRRAFQQGWGFAVTKTFGLDKDLVTNVSPRIVRGVTSGENYGPGQGCFLNIELISEKCADYWCQSITELKNDFPNKVVIASIMCSYNEADWTELAQKAEASGADALELNLSCPHGMGESGMGLACGQDPVLVKGISQWVRKAIKIPFFVKLTPNITDIVSIATAAYEGGASGVSAINTVSGLMSVKSDATPWPAVGVEKHTTYGGVSGNATRPMGLRAVSAIANKLARFPILGIGGIDSADSALQFIMCGAPVVQICSAVQNQDFTVVEDYITGLKALLYLRSIGLNGWMGQSPPTIKHQKGKPVQTLYDQNGKVLAHFGAYGQKREEILHEERLKSDLLSDNKAQSYLSNGTANGNGHRSEVPRIQDVLGEALPRVGTYKHLDNRKQVVALIDDDMCINCGKCYMACADSGYQAIEFDPETHIPHVTDDCTGCTLCLSVCPIIDCISMVPKTIPHVIKRGMRYDILPVSPLDGRCQ; encoded by the exons AACCTTTTACGGTTGAACCCGACTGTGAAGCCGTACACCAACTTGGTTCcatcagcgcagaccaagaagAACAAACAACATTGGAAGAGAAACACCGACAGGAAATGTACT TCATGTCCAACCCTGACGAAGAACTTCGACGACATCAAGCATACAACGTTGTCAGAGCGAGGCGCGCTCAAGGAGGCGGCGCGGTGCCTCAAATGTGCCGACGCGCCGTGTCAGAAGTCGTGCCCCACTCAGATTGATGTCAAGAGCTTCATTACTAGCATCGCTAATAAG AACTACTATGGAGCAGCGAAGGCGATCTTGTCGGACAACCCGCTGGGTCTCACGTGCGGCATGGTGTGTCCCACGAGCGACCTCTGCGTCGGCGGGTGTAACTTGCACGCCAGTGAGGAGGGAGCCATCAATATCGGAGGATTACAGCATTTTGCTGTTGAT GTATTCATGAAGATGGGTATACCTCAAACCCTGGACCCGAACACGAAGCCGTTACCCAAGGGTGGTGATCAGAAGATAGCGCTGGTGGGCGGTGGACCGGCCAGTATCAGCTGCGCCTGCTTCCTCGCCAGGCTTGGATATAAGGACATCACTGTGTACGAGAAGGAGAAATATTTGGGTGGACTGAG TTCAGCAGAAATCCCTCAATACCGTCTTCCGTACGACGTGGTGCAATTCGAAATAGACCTGGTGAAGAACCTCGGCGTGAAGTTCGAGACCGGCAGGAAACTTTCTACCAAGGACATCACCGTCAAT GGTCTTCTGGGAGATGGACATTCAGCAGTGTTCCTCGGTATTGGTCTACCGGAACCCAAGAGCATTCCTATCTTCAAGGGCCTTAACCAAGAAATGGGCTTTTACACTAGCAAGGACTTTTTGCCGCTAGTATCCAAGGGAAGCAAGAAAG GTCTTTGCGCTTGCAAGTCATCTCTCCCGGAGCTGCACGGTAACGTGATCGTGCTAGGAGCTGGTGATACAGCGTTCGACTGCGCCACGTCTGCGTTGCGATGTGGAGCTAAGAGAGTGTACGTCGTGTTTAGAAAGGGAGTCACTAATATAAGGGCCGTGCCTGAGGAG GTTGACTTGGCTAAAGAAGAGAAATGTGAATTTGTTCCTTTTATGTCTCCTAGAGAAGTGATCGTCAAGAATGGCAAG ATAAGTGCACTAAAGATGTGTAAGACAGAACAACTTGATGATGGAGAATGGATAGAGGATGAGGATCAAGTGTTGCAGCTGAAGGCTAACTTCATCATCTCTGCATTCGGGTCTGGACTTTACGATTCCGAAG TAAAAGACGCGATGTCCGGTGTTAAACTGAACCGCTGGGGTCTCCCCGAGGTGGACGAGACAACCATGCAGTCCCGCAGTGAACCGCGCGTGTTCGTCGGCGGAGACTTAGCTGGTGTCGCCGAGACAACCGTGGAATCTGTCAACGATGGCAAGACGGCTGCCTGGTTCATGCATTGTTATTTACAA GGCATTCCCTTCGACGCGCCCATCGAGCTCCCGAAGTTCCACTGTCCGATCGACGACGTGGACCTGTCAGTGGAGGTGTGCGGCATCAAGTTCGAGAACCCCTTCGGTCTGGCGAGCGCTCCGCCCACCACCAGCACTGCTATGATCAGGCGCGCCTTCCAGCAGGGCTGGGGCTTTGCTGTCACTAAGACTTTTGGACTTGATAAG GATTTAGTAACGAACGTGTCCCCTCGAATCGTGCGCGGTGTGACGTCTGGAGAGAACTACGGTCCAGGCCAGGGCTGCTTCCTCAACATCGAGCTGATCTCCGAGAAGTGCGCCGACTACTGGTGCCAGAGCATCACTGAACTTAAAAACGACTTCCCTAATAAA GTAGTAATAGCGTCGATCATGTGTTCGTACAACGAGGCGGACTGGACGGAGCTGGCGCAGAAGGCCGAGGCGTCGGGCGCCGACGCGCTGGAGCTCAACCTGTCGTGTCCGCACGGCATGGGCGAGTCCGGCATGGGGCTGGCTTGTGGACAG GACCCAGTACTAGTGAAGGGTATTTCCCAATGGGTAAGAAAGGCTATCAAGATTCCATTCTTCGTGAAGTTGACGCCCAACATCACCGATATTGTCAGCATAGCTACGGCCGCGTACGAAG GTGGCGCTAGCGGTGTGTCAGCGATCAACACTGTATCTGGCTTGATGTCAGTTAAATCTGATGCCACTCCTTGGCCAGCAGTTG GCGTGGAGAAGCACACGACGTACGGCGGCGTGTCGGGCAACGCCACGCGGCCCATGGGGCTGCGCGCCGTGTCGGCCATCGCCAACAAGCTGGCGCGCTTCCCCATCCTCGGCATCGGCGGCATCGACTCCGCCGACTCCGCGCTGCAGTTCATCATGTGCGGCGCGCCCGTCGTACAG ATCTGCAGTGCAGTCCAGAACCAAGACTTCACGGTAGTAGAGGACTACATCACGGGTCTGAAAGCGCTGCTGTACTTACGCTCTATCGGACTCAACGGCTGGATGGGGCAGTCGCCGCCCACCATCAAGCACCAGAAGGGAAAACCTGTGCAAACGCTCTACGATCAAAATGGCAAG GTGTTAGCCCACTTCGGCGCCTACGGTCAGAAACGCGAAGAGATTCTACACGAGGAGAGGCTAAAATCAGACTTATTGTCAGACAATAAGGCTCAAAGTTACTTGTCAAATGGCACGGCTAACGGCAACGGTCATAGGTCAGAAGTGCCTAGGATCCAAGATGTGTTAGGTGAAGCTTTACCTAGAGTAGGAACTTACAAACATTTGGATAATAGGAAACAAGTTGTCGCGCttattgatgat GACATGTGTATAAACTGCGGTAAATGCTACATGGCCTGCGCTGACTCTGGATATCAGGCTATTGA attCGATCCCGAGACCCACATCCCGCATGTAACGGATGACTGTACCGGATGCACGCTGTGCTTGTCCGTGTGTCCTATCATTGATTGCATATC GATGGTGCCAAAGACGATCCCTCACGTGATCAAGAGGGGTATGCGCTACGATATACTCCCCGTTTCACCTTTAGACGGACGttgccaataa
- the FucTB gene encoding alpha-(1,3)-fucosyltransferase 10 isoform X1 yields MALFSTTTSNDPCIMDKQLKYYVNVIKLSALNMLRKMTRGLVRVTLRELFLILLALFFCVLWMFSDVSVKDVDKHKTSNKYPVILWWTKEFPGTSELKHCSNNAKCYVYSDRDKEKLYDIGAYLFYASNLDFEDLPLPRRPSDIIWGLFHEESPRNVEELLHEKALNLFNFSTTFSRYSDVPFPLHHLNNFGDITSTKYFVNTSTKNKLLEEIAPIMYLQSDCETSTERDAYVEQLMKYIKVDSYGACLKNKDLPEKFKNDYLNNLNERDFLHFIARYKFVIAIENGACNDYVTEKFWRAIKVGTVPIYFGSPLIKDWLPNEKSAILLQDFPTPKILYEHIKELLENDNLYDQYLDHKTKRIISNEKLIDEHRLRPYQFDGLKIVNKFECHVCEKMHAKMNGDTSVNIVNKKHYDCPKPLSALTLGVNPANSWIYSWESAQNKAKQIYDNIINSD; encoded by the exons ATGGCATTGTTTTCTACAACAACATCAAATGATCCTTG CATTATGGACAAACAACTCAAATATTATGTCAATGTGATCAAATTAAGTGCTTTAAATATGTTAAGAAAAATGACTAGAGGACTTGTAAGGGTCACTTTACGTGAGTTGTTTTTGATACtccttgctttatttttttgtgtactGTGGATGTTTAGTGATGTGAGTGTGAAGGATGTTGATAAgcataaaacaagtaataaatatcCAGTGATACTGTGGTGGACTAAGGAATTCCCTGGCACTTCAGAACTCAAGCATTGCTCAAATAATGCCAAGTGTTATGTGTACAGTGACAGGGATAAGGAAAAGTTGTATGATATTGGAGCATACCTGTTTTACGCAAGTAATTTGGATTTTGAGGATCTGCCATTACCCAGGCGACCCTCTGATATAATATGGGGCCTGTTTCATGAAGAATCTCCAAGAAATGTTGAGGAATTATTACATGAAAAagcacttaatttatttaatttctcaACTACATTCAGTAGATACAGTGATGTTCCCTTTCCATTGCATCACTTAAACAATTTTGGTGATATtacaagtacaaaatattttgttaacacttcaactaaaaataaactattggAAGAAATTGCTCCAATTATGTATCTACAGTCTGACTGTGAGACATCCACTGAAAGAGATGCTTATGTTGAACaactaatgaaatatataaaggTGGACTCTTATGGCGCATGTTTGAAAAACAAAGATCTGCCTGAAAAGTTCAAGAAtgattacttaaataatttaaatgaaagaGACTTTTTGCATTTCATTGCAAGATATAAATTCGTCATAGCGATAGAAAACGGCGCATGTAATGATTACGTCACAGAAAAGTTTTGGCGCGCAATAAAAGTGGGTACTGTCCCTATTTACTTTGGCTCCCCATTGATAAAAGACTGGTTACCAAATGAGAAATCTGCGATACTTTTACAAGATTTCCCAACGCCAAAGATTTTATATGAACATATAAAAGAGTTGTTAGAAAATGATAATTTGTATGACCAATATTTGGACCACAAGACAAAACGAATAATTAGTAATGAGAAACTTATTGATGAACATAGATTAAGACCATACCAATTTGATGGtttgaaaatagtaaataaatttgaatgtcATGTTTGTGAGAAAATGCATGCAAAAATGAATGGTGACACAAGTGTTAATATTGTGAACAAGAAACACTATGACTGTCCAAAGCCATTATCAGCCTTGACTTTAGGGGTAAACCCTGCAAACAGCTGGATATATTCTTGGGAAAGTGCTCAGAATAAAGCGAAACAAATTTAcgacaatattataaatagtgattaa
- the FucTB gene encoding alpha-(1,3)-fucosyltransferase 10 isoform X2, protein MDKQLKYYVNVIKLSALNMLRKMTRGLVRVTLRELFLILLALFFCVLWMFSDVSVKDVDKHKTSNKYPVILWWTKEFPGTSELKHCSNNAKCYVYSDRDKEKLYDIGAYLFYASNLDFEDLPLPRRPSDIIWGLFHEESPRNVEELLHEKALNLFNFSTTFSRYSDVPFPLHHLNNFGDITSTKYFVNTSTKNKLLEEIAPIMYLQSDCETSTERDAYVEQLMKYIKVDSYGACLKNKDLPEKFKNDYLNNLNERDFLHFIARYKFVIAIENGACNDYVTEKFWRAIKVGTVPIYFGSPLIKDWLPNEKSAILLQDFPTPKILYEHIKELLENDNLYDQYLDHKTKRIISNEKLIDEHRLRPYQFDGLKIVNKFECHVCEKMHAKMNGDTSVNIVNKKHYDCPKPLSALTLGVNPANSWIYSWESAQNKAKQIYDNIINSD, encoded by the coding sequence ATGGACAAACAACTCAAATATTATGTCAATGTGATCAAATTAAGTGCTTTAAATATGTTAAGAAAAATGACTAGAGGACTTGTAAGGGTCACTTTACGTGAGTTGTTTTTGATACtccttgctttatttttttgtgtactGTGGATGTTTAGTGATGTGAGTGTGAAGGATGTTGATAAgcataaaacaagtaataaatatcCAGTGATACTGTGGTGGACTAAGGAATTCCCTGGCACTTCAGAACTCAAGCATTGCTCAAATAATGCCAAGTGTTATGTGTACAGTGACAGGGATAAGGAAAAGTTGTATGATATTGGAGCATACCTGTTTTACGCAAGTAATTTGGATTTTGAGGATCTGCCATTACCCAGGCGACCCTCTGATATAATATGGGGCCTGTTTCATGAAGAATCTCCAAGAAATGTTGAGGAATTATTACATGAAAAagcacttaatttatttaatttctcaACTACATTCAGTAGATACAGTGATGTTCCCTTTCCATTGCATCACTTAAACAATTTTGGTGATATtacaagtacaaaatattttgttaacacttcaactaaaaataaactattggAAGAAATTGCTCCAATTATGTATCTACAGTCTGACTGTGAGACATCCACTGAAAGAGATGCTTATGTTGAACaactaatgaaatatataaaggTGGACTCTTATGGCGCATGTTTGAAAAACAAAGATCTGCCTGAAAAGTTCAAGAAtgattacttaaataatttaaatgaaagaGACTTTTTGCATTTCATTGCAAGATATAAATTCGTCATAGCGATAGAAAACGGCGCATGTAATGATTACGTCACAGAAAAGTTTTGGCGCGCAATAAAAGTGGGTACTGTCCCTATTTACTTTGGCTCCCCATTGATAAAAGACTGGTTACCAAATGAGAAATCTGCGATACTTTTACAAGATTTCCCAACGCCAAAGATTTTATATGAACATATAAAAGAGTTGTTAGAAAATGATAATTTGTATGACCAATATTTGGACCACAAGACAAAACGAATAATTAGTAATGAGAAACTTATTGATGAACATAGATTAAGACCATACCAATTTGATGGtttgaaaatagtaaataaatttgaatgtcATGTTTGTGAGAAAATGCATGCAAAAATGAATGGTGACACAAGTGTTAATATTGTGAACAAGAAACACTATGACTGTCCAAAGCCATTATCAGCCTTGACTTTAGGGGTAAACCCTGCAAACAGCTGGATATATTCTTGGGAAAGTGCTCAGAATAAAGCGAAACAAATTTAcgacaatattataaatagtgattaa
- the Polr3E gene encoding RNA polymerase III subunit E gives MEEEDPVVQEIPVYLSQALSENLYIYQYPVRPANRDWKDVKVLNASVKPKNKMVRLEIGLDTYSDRYCPSKGEQIAINTDGQQESSWHVKEKDKSQYFKHGMMDKIVYESSTPCKETEHYAVAILQDKELHCTPIQGVIQMRPSYSYYDRQDKRKQDKNKAENSDEEDNEPEAKQVTVKFARQETEVSKKAKEKSFETISQRIAGESWYDAMWKACDTDHAELERLKLFSATTSDGSALTVRAREYVRGLVPPPPDDEADTAPTELPTPAEQIKEILIRAKLMTFNDLRALVRTADGPLSETALLSALSGAACCVRGLWASRSADLYTRAAPVPPRLMCAARDHVLYLFTQHPYVDRRKVAAAVRLPPLEVLDIIRSVAKFNQRVGWELVIPPDTAFEAKYPDVVQRQNLYWEARQRLFNEMLIGENVPKRQRKKSQRDSISSDTLMSPKPRCNSVSEEDGDRKRHKNKSATGSGKRTRNISSSSAQDAT, from the exons ATGGAGGAAGAAGACCCTGTTGTGCAAGAG ATACCAGTGTATCTATCGCAGGCGTTATCAGAGAACCTGTATATATATCAGTACCCGGTGAGACCGGCGAATAGGGACTGGAAAGACGTTAAAGTTTTGAATGCATCTGTGAAGCCTAAGAACAAGATGGTTAGGCTTGAGATCGGTTTGGATACGTACAGCGACAGATATTGTCCTTCTAAAGGCGAGCAAATTGCTATCAACACGGACGGACAGCAG GAGTCTTCATGGCATGTGAAAGAGAAGGACAAATCACAGTACTTTAAGCATGGCATGATGGATAAGATAGTGTACGAGAGCAGTACTCCTTGTAAGGAGACTGAACACTATGCCGTGGCTATACTGCAGGATAAGGAACTACATTGTACACCTATACAAG GTGTTATTCAAATGAGGCCGTCATATTCATACTATGACAGACAAGATAAGCGCAAACAGGATAAGAACAAGGCTGAAAATTCAGATGAAGAAGACAATGAACCTGAGGCTAAGCAG GTGACAGTGAAGTTTGCGCGTCAAGAGACGGAGGTATCTAAGAAGGCGAAGGAGAAGTCTTTCGAGACTATATCACAGCGCATCGCTGGAGAGAGCTGGTACGACGCTATGTGGAAAGCTTGTGACACTGACCACGCTGAG TTGGAGCGGCTGAAGTTGTTCAGCGCGACGACGTCGGACGGGTCGGCGCTGACGGTGCGCGCGCGCGAGTACGTGCGCGGGCTCGTGCCGCCGCCGCCCGACGACGAGGCCGACACCGCGCCCACCGAACTACCCACACCCGCCGAGCAGATCAAGGAGATACTTATTAGag CTAAACTGATGACATTCAACGACCTCCGAGCGTTAGTGCGGACAGCGGACGGTCCGTTGTCGGAGACCGCGCTGTTGTCAGCACTGAGTGGCGCCGCGTGCTGCGTGCGTGGATTATGGGCGTCGCGCTCGGCTGACCTGTACACCAGAGCAGCGCCCGTCCCGCCCAGGCTTATGTGTGCTGCCAGGGATCATGTT TTGTATCTCTTCACACAACATCCATACGTTGATCGACGAAAGGTGGCCGCAGCAGTTCGTTTACCACCTCTCGAAGTATTAGACATCATTCGTTCAGTGGCCAAGTTCAACCAGCGAGTAGGCTGGGAACTCGTGATCCCACCAGACACGGCCTTCGAAGCGAAATACCCCGACGTGGTCCAACGACAAAACTTGTACTGGGAAGCTCGCCAGAGACTGTTCAACGAGATGCTGATAGGCGAAAATGTGCCCAAACGTCAAAGGAAGAAATCTCAACGGGACTCCATCAGTTCGGACACTCTGATGAGTCCGAAGCCAAGATGTAACAGTGTGAGTGAGGAGGACGGCGATAGAAagagacataaaaataaatcggcTACAGGCAGTGGTAAAAGGACTAGAAATATAAGTTCTAGCAGTGCGCAAGACGCGACGTGA